The following are encoded in a window of Salinibacter ruber DSM 13855 genomic DNA:
- a CDS encoding sensor histidine kinase — translation MSFVRSIRDALLPRRASTQTWMVLTFALFVGTAVVGVGLYVMLVLRGEMRTAMQETLHDQADRIAVQAEQEPGPAGRGRIVDNLTELQDLHVSLVTPDTTYRPSPQTAPPFPADTLVEVSALRNMTEETVRFARHDPDDGQQFFLAALYRPSANLIVQVGQPPPPLYSLAQRSQVVLVLGMILALVLALIGSFIAAYQVTTPLTRISETARRVADGKLTGKIQVESRAAEFQDLAESLNRASDTFREKIEELERMTRLQSEFIGNVSHEVRNPIFSISGYLEALGTPGLDDEQRKMYSEKALTNLNRLQNLFNDLIDIARLEYKEDLINRSVFDLKDLVDEVAEMLRPKAEEKGLDLEADVSRFFVHADRSRVRQVLTNLIENGIAYTGGGSVRCRVQRRLDKVRVEVVDTGQGIDEDHLDRIFERFYRVDPDRSRESGGTGLGLSIVKQILQAHGEDIHVESTKGRGTRFWFELPYEPEPEAVEA, via the coding sequence ATGTCTTTCGTTCGGTCGATTCGGGACGCGCTCCTGCCCCGCCGGGCCTCAACGCAGACCTGGATGGTCTTGACGTTTGCCCTGTTCGTGGGCACGGCCGTCGTGGGCGTGGGGCTGTACGTGATGCTGGTCCTCCGGGGAGAGATGCGAACGGCCATGCAGGAGACGCTCCACGACCAGGCCGACCGGATTGCGGTGCAGGCGGAGCAGGAGCCCGGCCCGGCGGGGCGTGGGCGCATCGTGGACAACCTGACGGAGCTGCAAGACCTGCACGTCTCCCTCGTTACCCCCGACACGACTTACCGTCCCTCCCCGCAGACGGCCCCCCCGTTTCCGGCCGACACGCTGGTCGAGGTGTCGGCCCTCCGGAACATGACGGAGGAGACGGTCCGGTTTGCACGGCACGACCCCGACGACGGGCAGCAGTTCTTCCTTGCGGCCCTCTACCGCCCCTCCGCGAACCTGATCGTGCAGGTGGGCCAGCCGCCCCCGCCGCTGTACTCGCTGGCCCAGCGCTCTCAGGTCGTGCTCGTGCTGGGGATGATTTTGGCACTCGTGCTGGCCCTCATCGGCAGCTTCATCGCGGCCTACCAGGTCACAACCCCCCTCACCCGCATTAGCGAAACGGCCCGCCGGGTGGCGGATGGAAAGTTGACCGGCAAAATTCAGGTCGAGTCCCGCGCGGCGGAGTTTCAGGACCTTGCCGAGAGCCTCAACCGGGCCTCCGACACGTTCCGGGAGAAGATCGAAGAGCTGGAGCGCATGACCCGGCTGCAGAGCGAGTTCATCGGCAACGTCTCCCACGAGGTCCGCAACCCGATCTTTTCCATCAGTGGGTACCTGGAGGCCCTCGGGACGCCCGGGCTCGACGACGAGCAGCGGAAGATGTACTCCGAGAAGGCGCTCACCAACCTAAATCGCCTCCAGAACCTCTTCAACGATCTCATCGACATTGCCCGCCTCGAGTACAAGGAGGACCTCATCAACCGGTCGGTGTTTGACCTAAAGGACCTGGTCGACGAGGTGGCCGAGATGCTTCGGCCCAAGGCCGAGGAAAAGGGGCTCGACCTGGAGGCCGACGTGTCGCGCTTCTTCGTCCACGCCGATCGCTCCCGCGTCCGCCAGGTACTGACCAACCTCATCGAGAACGGGATCGCCTACACGGGGGGCGGGTCGGTGCGGTGCCGGGTGCAGCGGCGCCTCGACAAGGTCCGCGTGGAGGTCGTGGACACGGGGCAGGGCATCGACGAAGACCACCTCGACCGCATCTTCGAACGCTTCTACCGGGTGGACCCGGACCGCTCCCGCGAGAGTGGGGGAACCGGGCTCGGGCTCAGCATCGTCAAGCAGATCCTGCAGGCCCACGGCGAAGACATCCACGTCGAGAGCACCAAGGGACGAGGGACCCGATTCTGGTTTGAGCTTCCCTACGAGCCGGAGCCGGAAGCCGTTGAGGCGTAG
- a CDS encoding S9 family peptidase yields MMRRIAFSLVALLVLSVPAGPVQGQDGPEFTLESIHASATLRASTFQGGKWADQGPVITYIEAADSADATHLMRYNLRTDKQTRVIDGTTLHAGDVGRVVPIEDYTFGPAGDKVLIYTDSKEVWRANTKGYYYVYDLDAQTLTPVSDRDRGYQMFAKFSPSGAKVAFVRNRNLHVVNLTTGTETALTTDGDEGTIINGTFDWVYEEEFGVRDGWQWGPDGRRIAFFKLDESETRSFPLMNNTARYPDITTFRYPKAGEQNSEIKIGVVDLAAVDTTARGQPQAIQYFDTNTWNAGGQAHEYLARMGWTPEIDGTHRVWMYRLNRNQNVLDLLYGHPETGRTEPVLQDTQDTYIDVTDDKLTYLDDGEHFVFLSERSGYNHAYLYRTDGTELGPITGGEWEVTQFHGVDTEASTAYVTGTRDTSLERHLYATDVSLDAHEEAPPARKVTSRPGWHAINLSTDRDYYIDRHSAAGTPPSWALHEASGDRLTTLQANDTLEKRLDSLNLPPKQFTRLPGADGTALNASIIKPNDFDPARTYPVLMYVYGGPGVQTVTNQWGSSRQLWHQYLARAHDMVVVSVDNRGTGGRGKAFQDVSYQRLGQPESADQIRAAQALADSAWVDDANIGIWGWSYGGYMTLMSMLTEDGPSTFDTGVSVAPVTDWRLYDTIYTERYMSTPDQNADGYKNGAPQAYADRLREDQNLLIVHGDDDDNVHFQNSVQMVNRLQSANKQFRFMMYPTHEHGIAGGRTRLHLFTMITNHLTEHLSSDEPAQHTE; encoded by the coding sequence ATGATGCGCCGCATCGCCTTTTCGCTCGTCGCTCTTCTGGTGCTCTCCGTCCCCGCAGGTCCTGTGCAGGGGCAGGATGGCCCCGAGTTTACCCTCGAAAGCATCCACGCCTCGGCCACGCTCCGCGCCAGCACCTTTCAGGGCGGGAAATGGGCGGATCAGGGCCCGGTCATCACGTACATCGAGGCCGCCGACTCCGCCGACGCGACGCACCTCATGCGCTACAACCTGCGGACGGACAAGCAGACGCGGGTGATTGACGGGACGACCCTGCATGCAGGCGACGTAGGCCGGGTCGTGCCGATTGAGGACTACACCTTTGGCCCAGCGGGCGACAAGGTGCTGATCTACACGGACTCGAAGGAGGTGTGGCGCGCCAATACGAAGGGCTACTATTACGTCTACGACCTCGACGCACAGACGCTCACGCCGGTCTCCGATCGCGACAGGGGGTACCAGATGTTTGCGAAGTTCAGCCCGTCGGGCGCGAAGGTGGCCTTCGTCCGGAACCGAAACCTGCACGTCGTGAACCTGACGACGGGGACGGAGACGGCCCTCACGACGGACGGCGACGAGGGCACCATCATCAACGGCACGTTTGACTGGGTCTACGAGGAGGAGTTTGGCGTGCGGGACGGCTGGCAGTGGGGCCCGGACGGCCGGCGCATCGCGTTCTTCAAGCTCGACGAGTCTGAGACCCGCTCGTTTCCGCTGATGAACAACACCGCGCGCTACCCGGACATCACGACGTTTCGCTATCCGAAGGCGGGCGAACAGAACAGCGAGATCAAAATCGGGGTGGTCGACCTCGCGGCGGTCGACACCACCGCCCGGGGCCAGCCGCAGGCGATCCAGTACTTCGACACCAATACGTGGAACGCCGGGGGCCAGGCGCACGAGTACCTGGCCCGCATGGGCTGGACCCCCGAGATCGACGGCACACACCGGGTTTGGATGTACCGTCTCAACCGGAACCAGAACGTCCTCGATCTCCTGTACGGCCACCCCGAGACCGGACGCACGGAACCGGTCCTCCAGGACACGCAGGACACGTACATCGACGTCACGGACGACAAGCTCACCTACCTCGACGACGGGGAGCACTTCGTCTTCCTGTCGGAACGGAGCGGGTACAACCACGCCTACCTGTACCGCACCGACGGCACGGAGCTGGGCCCGATCACCGGGGGCGAGTGGGAGGTGACGCAGTTCCATGGCGTGGACACGGAGGCCTCGACGGCCTACGTCACCGGCACCCGCGACACCTCGCTGGAGCGGCACCTCTACGCGACCGACGTGTCGCTTGACGCGCACGAGGAGGCCCCGCCCGCCCGTAAGGTGACGTCGCGACCGGGGTGGCACGCCATCAACCTGTCGACGGACCGCGACTACTACATTGACCGGCACTCGGCGGCGGGCACCCCGCCCTCCTGGGCCCTCCACGAGGCGTCCGGCGACCGTCTCACGACGCTCCAGGCTAACGACACACTCGAGAAGCGCCTCGACAGCCTCAATCTTCCCCCGAAGCAGTTCACGCGCCTCCCGGGGGCCGACGGCACCGCCCTCAACGCGTCCATCATCAAGCCCAACGACTTCGATCCCGCCCGGACGTACCCGGTGCTGATGTACGTGTACGGCGGGCCCGGCGTGCAGACGGTCACCAACCAGTGGGGCAGCAGCCGGCAGCTGTGGCACCAGTACCTGGCCCGGGCGCACGACATGGTCGTCGTCAGTGTCGACAACCGGGGCACCGGCGGGCGCGGAAAGGCGTTCCAGGACGTGTCGTATCAGCGCCTCGGCCAGCCGGAGTCGGCCGACCAGATCCGCGCGGCACAGGCCCTAGCCGACTCCGCGTGGGTCGACGACGCCAACATCGGCATCTGGGGCTGGAGCTACGGCGGGTACATGACCCTCATGTCCATGCTGACCGAGGACGGCCCGTCCACGTTCGACACGGGCGTCTCGGTGGCCCCCGTCACCGACTGGCGGCTCTACGACACCATCTACACCGAGCGCTACATGTCGACGCCCGACCAGAACGCAGACGGCTACAAGAACGGCGCCCCGCAGGCCTACGCCGACCGCCTGCGCGAGGACCAAAACCTACTGATCGTACACGGCGACGACGACGACAACGTGCACTTCCAAAACAGCGTCCAGATGGTGAATCGTCTGCAGTCGGCCAACAAGCAGTTCCGGTTTATGATGTATCCGACCCACGAGCACGGCATTGCGGGGGGACGGACGCGGCTGCACCTGTTCACCATGATCACCAACCACCTCACCGAACACTTGTCTTCGGACGAGCCCGCACAGCACACGGAATAG
- a CDS encoding response regulator transcription factor yields MPITADPSDIDVLVVDDEKDVVEVVGHFLEEEGYTVHTAFDGEEALETASGKIDLIVLDIMLPGVDGYEVCRELRDSVETEEIPIVFLSAKTEEEDQIEGLMLGGDDYLTKPVSPQVLVAHVKAVLRRSGVEESSILEVDGLKIYEDEYRAELNGEDLGLTLTEFELLRYLVRHPRKAFTRQQLLETIWKDAMMVTERTVDAHIKNLREKLGDFAKHIQTVRGVGYRFVQEEESAEA; encoded by the coding sequence ATGCCCATTACTGCCGACCCCAGCGACATCGATGTTCTCGTCGTTGACGACGAAAAAGATGTCGTCGAAGTCGTAGGTCATTTTCTTGAGGAGGAAGGATATACTGTTCACACGGCGTTCGATGGGGAGGAGGCCCTCGAGACGGCCTCCGGAAAAATCGACCTGATCGTCCTGGACATCATGCTTCCCGGCGTAGACGGCTATGAGGTGTGTCGAGAGCTCCGAGACAGCGTCGAGACCGAAGAGATTCCCATTGTCTTTTTGAGTGCAAAGACCGAAGAGGAGGACCAGATTGAGGGCCTGATGCTTGGGGGCGACGACTACCTCACCAAGCCCGTCTCGCCACAGGTGCTCGTGGCGCACGTGAAGGCCGTGCTCCGGCGCTCCGGCGTGGAGGAGAGCAGCATCCTCGAAGTGGACGGCCTCAAGATCTACGAGGACGAGTACCGCGCGGAACTGAACGGGGAGGACCTGGGCCTGACACTGACGGAGTTTGAGCTGCTTCGCTACCTGGTGCGCCATCCGCGCAAGGCCTTTACCCGCCAGCAGCTGCTGGAAACCATCTGGAAGGACGCGATGATGGTGACCGAGCGAACCGTGGACGCGCACATTAAGAACCTGCGCGAGAAGCTGGGCGACTTCGCCAAGCACATCCAGACGGTTCGGGGCGTTGGGTACCGGTTCGTGCAGGAGGAGGAATCGGCCGAAGCGTAG
- the cysD gene encoding sulfate adenylyltransferase subunit CysD, with translation MSDSTSEHLDWLESEAIHVMRETVAQFDNPVLMFSGGKDSLTMIHLARKAFYPAKVPFPILHVDTGHNFPETIEFRDTLMEKHGLDLIVGSVEETIESGRAKEEQGPDASRNKLQIVTLLDTIEEYGFDAALGGARRDEEKARAKERFFSHRDRFGNWDPKNQRPELWNLYNGRSRQGEHFRAFPLSNWTELDVWQYIRQEGVEIPSLYLAHERTMFERDGVLLPKSPYNDLREDEHYVEKTVRFRTIGDMTCTGAVESTATTLDEVIAEVATTQQAERGARADDQRAEAAMEERKREGYF, from the coding sequence ATGTCCGATAGCACCTCTGAGCACCTCGACTGGCTGGAGTCGGAGGCGATTCACGTCATGCGGGAGACCGTGGCCCAGTTCGACAACCCCGTTCTCATGTTCAGTGGGGGGAAGGACTCTCTCACCATGATTCACCTGGCGCGGAAGGCGTTCTATCCGGCGAAGGTGCCGTTCCCGATCCTCCACGTGGACACGGGCCACAACTTTCCGGAGACGATCGAATTCCGGGACACCCTGATGGAGAAGCATGGCTTAGACCTGATCGTGGGCAGCGTGGAGGAGACGATCGAGTCGGGCCGGGCGAAGGAGGAGCAGGGTCCGGACGCGAGCCGCAACAAGCTTCAGATCGTCACGCTGCTCGACACGATTGAAGAATACGGATTCGACGCGGCCCTGGGCGGGGCGCGCCGGGACGAGGAGAAGGCGCGGGCGAAGGAGCGCTTCTTCTCGCACCGCGACCGATTCGGGAATTGGGACCCGAAGAACCAGCGCCCGGAGCTCTGGAACCTGTACAACGGCCGGAGCCGGCAGGGTGAGCACTTCCGGGCCTTTCCCCTCAGCAACTGGACGGAGCTGGACGTGTGGCAGTACATCCGGCAGGAGGGCGTCGAGATTCCGAGCCTATACCTCGCTCACGAGCGCACGATGTTCGAGCGGGACGGCGTGCTGCTGCCCAAGTCCCCGTACAACGACCTGCGGGAGGATGAGCACTACGTGGAGAAGACGGTCCGCTTCCGGACGATCGGGGACATGACCTGCACCGGTGCGGTGGAGTCGACGGCGACGACGCTCGACGAGGTGATCGCGGAGGTGGCCACGACGCAGCAGGCCGAACGCGGGGCCCGGGCCGACGACCAGCGGGCCGAAGCCGCGATGGAGGAGCGGAAACGAGAGGGGTACTTCTAG
- a CDS encoding alpha-ketoacid dehydrogenase subunit alpha/beta produces the protein MQDTNDSDRDTQTNASSSPSGAAGGVKTAAEEIPAENLMHGDGHAAIPQIPSITSDGSIEVDELSPADFEPDDLRQRLRTMMLSRRLDEKMMTLLKQGEGHFHIGCAGHEAVQSALSRYSRPGEGPGHDWFCFYYRDLCMALSLGMTTKEALLAHLAKADDPNSGGRQMPEHFGLKHLNVMTTASSVGAQFNPGVGFGFGIQQRGEDSYVYISCGDGATSQGDFHEALNWAAREQAPALFLVQDNKYAISVPIEEQTAGGTPYKLAAGYEGLSRMRVDGTDFFASAAAAQAAIQHIRDGKGPVCLVADVVRLLPHSSSDDHTKYRTPDELEADRKIDPIDRLEAALIGEGILTEADAEALQEEVHEEVDEATEWAKRQDGPSPETAGDHVFFEGDLGLDYNSEDDLDEDAEPMVMVDAINRTLKEEMARDESVIVYGEDVAGDKGGVFTATKDLTDEFGGDRCFNSPLAEGSIIGTAVGYAASGFTPVVEIQFADYIWPAMQQLRNQVAPFRYRSDGEWSCPMVVRVPCGGYIHGGLCHSQNIESIFGHTPGLKVALPSTAADAKGLLATAIRSEDPVLFLEHKALYRAASARTPTPPEDYTLPFGKARIAREGSDMTIVTYGMMTQKSLNVAEELEQEGVDVEVVDLRTIVPLDSETILESVRKTNRALVVYEDHEFIGFGAELSAQIADDAFTYLDAPIRRVAGEFTPIPFAHSLERSVLPSDEGILEAARDLAAF, from the coding sequence ATGCAAGACACGAACGACTCGGACCGTGACACTCAGACGAATGCATCGTCCTCGCCGTCCGGCGCGGCGGGGGGCGTGAAGACGGCCGCGGAGGAGATTCCGGCCGAAAACCTCATGCATGGGGACGGCCACGCGGCCATCCCCCAGATTCCGTCCATCACGTCGGACGGATCGATTGAGGTCGACGAGCTGTCCCCCGCCGATTTTGAGCCCGACGACCTGCGGCAGCGGCTCCGCACGATGATGCTCTCGCGGCGGCTCGACGAAAAGATGATGACGCTGCTCAAGCAGGGGGAGGGACACTTCCACATCGGGTGTGCCGGGCACGAAGCCGTGCAGTCGGCCCTCAGCCGCTACTCCCGGCCCGGCGAGGGCCCCGGCCACGACTGGTTCTGTTTCTACTACCGGGACCTGTGCATGGCGCTCTCCCTCGGGATGACGACAAAGGAGGCCCTGCTGGCCCACCTCGCCAAGGCCGACGACCCGAACTCGGGGGGTCGTCAGATGCCGGAGCACTTCGGCCTGAAGCACCTCAACGTCATGACAACGGCCTCGTCGGTCGGGGCGCAGTTCAACCCCGGGGTCGGGTTCGGGTTTGGAATTCAGCAGCGCGGGGAGGATAGCTATGTGTACATCTCGTGCGGCGACGGGGCCACCTCGCAGGGCGACTTCCACGAGGCCCTCAACTGGGCGGCCCGCGAGCAGGCGCCCGCCTTGTTTCTGGTGCAGGACAACAAGTACGCCATCAGCGTTCCCATCGAGGAGCAGACCGCGGGCGGCACCCCCTACAAGCTGGCTGCGGGCTACGAAGGGCTCAGCCGGATGCGCGTGGACGGGACCGACTTTTTCGCCAGTGCCGCCGCCGCGCAGGCCGCCATCCAACACATCCGCGACGGCAAGGGGCCGGTCTGTCTCGTGGCCGACGTGGTGCGCCTGCTGCCGCACTCCTCCTCGGACGACCACACCAAGTACCGCACGCCCGACGAGCTGGAGGCCGACCGCAAGATCGACCCCATTGACCGCCTGGAGGCGGCCCTCATCGGCGAAGGCATTCTGACGGAGGCAGATGCCGAGGCCCTGCAGGAGGAGGTCCACGAAGAGGTCGACGAGGCGACCGAGTGGGCGAAACGGCAGGACGGCCCCTCCCCTGAAACCGCCGGCGACCACGTCTTCTTCGAGGGCGACCTCGGTCTCGACTACAATTCCGAAGACGACCTCGACGAGGACGCCGAGCCGATGGTGATGGTCGACGCCATCAACCGCACGCTCAAAGAAGAGATGGCGCGTGACGAGTCGGTCATCGTGTACGGCGAGGACGTGGCGGGCGACAAGGGCGGCGTCTTCACCGCGACCAAGGACCTCACCGACGAGTTTGGCGGGGACCGCTGCTTCAACTCCCCCCTGGCGGAAGGGTCCATCATTGGCACCGCGGTGGGGTACGCCGCGAGCGGCTTCACGCCGGTTGTCGAGATCCAGTTTGCCGACTACATCTGGCCGGCAATGCAGCAGCTGCGCAATCAGGTGGCGCCCTTCCGCTACCGCTCGGACGGGGAGTGGAGCTGCCCGATGGTCGTCCGCGTGCCCTGTGGGGGCTACATCCACGGCGGCCTGTGCCACTCGCAGAACATCGAGTCCATCTTCGGCCATACGCCGGGCCTGAAGGTGGCCCTCCCGTCCACGGCCGCCGACGCGAAGGGCCTCCTCGCCACCGCCATCCGCTCGGAGGACCCGGTGCTCTTCCTGGAGCACAAGGCGCTCTACCGCGCCGCGTCGGCCCGCACCCCCACGCCGCCGGAGGACTACACCCTGCCCTTCGGAAAGGCGCGCATCGCCCGCGAGGGGTCGGACATGACGATCGTGACCTACGGCATGATGACCCAAAAGTCGCTCAACGTGGCGGAGGAGCTGGAGCAGGAGGGCGTGGACGTGGAGGTCGTCGACCTGCGCACCATCGTGCCGCTCGACTCGGAGACGATTCTGGAGTCGGTGCGGAAGACGAACCGCGCGCTCGTCGTTTACGAGGATCACGAGTTCATCGGCTTCGGCGCCGAACTCAGCGCCCAGATTGCCGACGACGCGTTTACGTACCTCGACGCCCCCATCCGCCGCGTCGCCGGCGAGTTTACGCCCATCCCGTTCGCCCACTCGCTGGAGCGGAGCGTGCTCCCGAGCGACGAGGGCATTCTGGAGGCGGCGCGTGACCTGGCCGCGTTTTAG
- the alr gene encoding alanine racemase encodes MTATVDLAAIRHNAGVLQERAGGADVMAIIKADAYGHGVRPVAQAAYEAGIRHYGVARLPEGVHLREAGHGGRILVLGAPAPTQLPRYAEYDLDLTVSSADVAAAVVRHASPEAPLRVHVTVDTGMGRLGLAPDDVPAVMTRLADASGVRLAGLWTHFATADAPGSSFAQTQLDRFRAVVGAVDVDVEHVHAANTGGLLTIGAPTHEFDASLVRSGIALYGLAATPELSARLDLRPAMRLAARVTHLKTVPAGTPISYGAQWEAPRRTRIATLGIGYGDGYPRRCSGRASVRIGGASCPIVGTICMDMCMVDLGPPNEAPATRVDRGDEAVLFGPAGPTAYDVAQWSDTIPYEILCGVSPRVPRRHVNCTDENGTDDMRAPSRLTRPTASGG; translated from the coding sequence GTGACCGCCACCGTAGACCTGGCGGCTATTCGGCACAACGCAGGCGTTTTGCAGGAGCGGGCCGGTGGGGCCGACGTGATGGCCATCATCAAGGCCGACGCGTACGGACACGGCGTGCGCCCAGTGGCCCAGGCGGCCTACGAGGCGGGGATTCGTCACTACGGCGTGGCCCGGCTGCCGGAGGGCGTGCACCTGCGGGAGGCCGGACACGGGGGGCGCATTCTTGTCCTTGGGGCCCCGGCCCCCACGCAGCTGCCGCGGTATGCCGAATACGACCTTGACCTGACTGTCTCTTCGGCCGACGTTGCGGCCGCGGTCGTGCGGCACGCGTCGCCGGAGGCCCCGCTCCGGGTCCACGTGACGGTCGACACGGGCATGGGGCGCCTGGGACTGGCCCCCGACGACGTGCCGGCGGTGATGACGCGCCTGGCCGACGCCTCCGGCGTCCGCCTCGCCGGGCTGTGGACCCACTTCGCGACGGCCGACGCCCCCGGAAGTTCGTTTGCACAGACCCAACTCGATCGCTTTCGGGCGGTGGTGGGCGCGGTCGACGTGGACGTCGAGCACGTGCACGCGGCCAACACGGGGGGGCTCCTCACCATCGGGGCGCCCACCCACGAGTTCGACGCGTCCCTTGTCCGGAGCGGCATTGCGCTGTACGGCCTGGCGGCGACCCCGGAGCTGAGCGCCCGCCTCGACCTGCGTCCGGCGATGCGGCTTGCGGCCCGGGTCACCCACCTCAAGACGGTCCCGGCCGGCACGCCGATCTCCTACGGGGCGCAGTGGGAGGCCCCGCGCCGGACCCGCATCGCGACGCTAGGCATCGGGTACGGCGACGGCTACCCGCGCCGGTGCTCCGGCCGCGCCTCGGTGCGGATTGGGGGCGCCTCGTGTCCCATCGTGGGCACCATCTGCATGGACATGTGTATGGTTGATCTTGGGCCGCCAAACGAGGCCCCGGCCACGCGGGTCGACCGGGGCGACGAGGCCGTCTTGTTCGGCCCCGCCGGGCCCACCGCGTACGACGTGGCCCAGTGGAGCGATACCATCCCCTACGAGATTCTGTGCGGGGTGTCCCCCCGTGTGCCCCGACGGCACGTAAATTGCACCGACGAAAACGGCACCGACGACATGCGGGCTCCGTCCCGTCTGACACGGCCCACCGCGTCGGGGGGCTGA
- a CDS encoding DUF2231 domain-containing protein, which yields MIPDFLLPEWVPNAHPLIVHFPIALIFVAIAADALALWLGERWETGQEVATGLYAATGLSAVVSYYSGTWAIDTVSIVTPGAAQTLSAHSFWAWYTMVSTSGYALLRAAGLFIHWVRTRRAAHLVLFLLGLGTLVPMHETGENGGAMVYKRGVGVTRTQEIPAPSSPAPDSTRRDTVQQDTVQQDTVQRDTVQGPAPAAGSSSPGAGAP from the coding sequence GTGATCCCCGACTTTCTACTGCCCGAGTGGGTGCCCAACGCACATCCACTCATCGTGCACTTCCCCATCGCTCTCATTTTCGTGGCCATTGCCGCCGACGCCCTCGCCCTATGGCTCGGGGAGCGCTGGGAGACAGGCCAGGAGGTGGCGACGGGGCTCTACGCGGCGACGGGGCTGAGCGCGGTCGTGAGCTACTACAGCGGCACCTGGGCGATCGACACGGTTTCCATCGTGACGCCCGGCGCCGCCCAGACCCTGTCGGCGCACTCGTTCTGGGCGTGGTACACGATGGTCTCGACGAGCGGGTACGCCCTCCTTCGGGCCGCCGGGCTCTTTATTCACTGGGTCCGGACCCGGCGCGCCGCCCATCTCGTCCTGTTCCTCCTCGGGCTGGGGACCCTGGTTCCGATGCACGAGACCGGGGAGAACGGCGGGGCCATGGTGTACAAGCGGGGCGTCGGCGTCACGCGCACGCAGGAGATACCGGCCCCGTCTTCTCCCGCCCCGGACTCCACACGTCGGGACACGGTGCAACAGGACACGGTGCAACAGGACACGGTGCAACGGGACACAGTGCAGGGTCCCGCCCCGGCGGCAGGCTCGTCCTCCCCCGGCGCCGGGGCCCCGTAG